The Aeromicrobium tamlense nucleotide sequence CGCGACGCCTGGCCGGTGACGAGCGAGCACAGCTCGAGCGAGGCGACCCAGTCGAACTCGGCCGGGTCCTGGTCGCGAAGCTCGTTGACCCACGCGAACGCGCCGGCCTCGATGAAGCGCTTGATCGGGCGGCGGTAGGTGCTGGGCACCCACGTCAGGTCACCCACCGGCTCGTCGCGCGCCAGGGCGGTGACGTGCGTGTCGCCCAGGAGCGACATGTAGAAGAGCTCGCGACGCGGCCGCTGGTCGGGCAGGGACACCCACAACAGTTCGCGCGTCACCCGTCGATCCTCACACCCGCGCCCGGCGACGACCCGCACGGGCGCCCCACAGGTAGCCCGCGGCCTCCATCACGCGCATGCCGGCCATGCCGAGAGCGTGGACGGGGCGACGGGCGAGCCGGCGCCAGCTCTGGGCGTAGGCACGCAGCACGCCGGAGCCCTGGTCGGCCATCGCGCGGTCGTGACGCTCGACCAGCGCCGGGAGGCTGAGCCCGTAGTAGTAGCGCTTCTGCCAGATGTCGCGCAGGGTCAGCCGGCCCTCGTCGTGGTCGACCACGACGGGCGCGAGCTCGACGGTGCCGCCGGCATCGCGGATGCGGAAGCGCAGGTCGGCGTCCTCCGGGCCCGACATCGACTCGTGGAACCCGTCGGCGAGCATGTCGGCTCGGCGCAACAGGCGCGGGTTGTGCAGCCACGGCGCGTCGAGGTAGCACTCGCGCTCGAGCGCGCGGCACGCCGTCCAGAAGCCGTCGCCGATCGTGCGCTCGGGCAGCGCGACGCCCGTGGCGTCGGTGACGGCGGCCGTGCGCACGGCGGCGCTGACCGCGTCGGTGGGCAGGTACATGTCGCTGTCGAGCCACAGGATCCAGACGCCCTCGGCGGCGCGGATGCCGCGGTTGCGCTGGGCGCTGCGCTCGGGACCGGCCGTGATGACCACGTCGGCGATCCCCCGCGCGATGTCATCGGTCCCGTCGGAGCTGTGGTTGTCCACCACGATCAGCTCGACGTGCGGGTGGTCCTGCGCGCGCACCGACGCCAGGCAGCGCTCGATCGTGCGGGCGTTGTTCCGCGTCGGCACGATCACCGACACCAGGGGCTCAGTCATCGTCGTCCCTCCGCAGGAGCAGGATGAGGCTGCCGGCGACGGCCAGCACGAGGCCCGCGCCCGCGAGGTGGTGCGGCACCAGGCTGGCCGCGATCACGTCGGCGGACAGCTCGCCGATCCCGTCGCGCCGGGCCTGAACGACCAGCAGCGCCAGGATCGAGGCGAACACCAGTCCCGACCCGAGGTACACGAGACGGCGCGGGTCGACCGGCCGCAGCCACGTCAGCACGACGGCGACGAGCGCGCCCGCCAGGCCGCCCCAGCCCAGCAGGAGTCCGGCGCCGACGACGCCGGTCACCGCGAGCACGGGTGCCGAGGCCCACCGCGGGCGCAGGGCGGTGGGCCCGGCCGGACCGTCGGGCAGCGCGAACAGGCGGCGGCGCACGAGGGCGGCGACGATCAGCGCGAGGGCCGCGAGCAGGCCGACGCCGCTCGCGCCGAGCGCGATGTTGGCCCACGTCTGCGGGGCGTAGCGGATGTCGATCGTGGCGGCGGCACCGTCCTCGACGATCCAGCCCGTGGAGAAGCCGTCGAGCGTGACGGGGGCGCCCAGGTCCTTCCCGTCGGCGGTGGCCCGCCAGTCGGGGTTGTAGCTCTGGCCCGTGACGACGGCGTAGGGGCCGTCCGTGACCTCGACGTCGAGCGTCTGGTGGGCGTCACCGTCGCGGGTGGTCTCGGAGATGATCGGCGAGCCGAAGCGCTCGAGCGACTCCCGGGTGTCGCTCAGCTGGAGCGAGTCGAGGATGAACGCGGGGTTGGCGTCGATCGTGTGCTCGCCCGCCTCGAGGCGCGTGGTGTCGCAGCCGACCCACGGCGTGCCCTGCTGATCCTTGCGCGCCAGCAGACTGGTCTGCGGCCGCATCAGCAGGCCGGTCCCGTCGGCGAGCGCGACCGGCAGGCACTGCTGCTCGTCCTCGTCGGCCTCCGGAACCTGCAGGCCCGTGTCGATCGAGCGGAACGTGGGCGGGACGCCCGAGGGGTCGCCGGCGATGCCGTCGATCGTGACCCGGACGGCGGAGCCACGGACGGGCTCGTCGAGCTCGATCGTGGTCTCCCCCAGGCCGATCTCGGACTCGGCGACGTCGCGGCCGTCGACGCTGACCGTGACGCGGGAGGCGCGGTGGCGGGTCTGGTCGTCGAGGATCCTCGCGGGCTCCTGGTCGATGACGACGCGCTCGATCCGGCGCTCGTCGCCGCGGATCTCCCACCAGGCACCGCGGGTGTTGCCGCCGGGCACCCAGCCGGTGTCGGCGTCGCCGTCGGCGGCGCGCGAGGCGCGGTAGACGGGGTTGTCGAAGTAGAAGCCGCTCGACTCCGCCTCGACCTCCTTGCCGCGACCCTCGACGCGGTCGTACATGACCTCGACGGGGCCGTTGACGCGGACGTCCGCCTTCGTCTCGAAGGTGCGGCGGTCGGGCAGGGTGACGACGCGGTTCAGCGCACGCTCGGAGTCGTCGTTGATGGAGGGCGTGTTCTGCACACGGGTCAGCAGCACGTCGAGCGGCGTGCGCGAGAAGCGCAGGCGGTCGTCGGCGTCGAGCTCGTCGTACGTGTTCGAGAGCGTGAGCGGGGTGCGGCCGGCGACGTGCGCCAGCTGGCCCAGGCCGATCTCGGCGATGCCCACGAAGTTGAAGCCC carries:
- a CDS encoding glycosyltransferase family 2 protein yields the protein MTEPLVSVIVPTRNNARTIERCLASVRAQDHPHVELIVVDNHSSDGTDDIARGIADVVITAGPERSAQRNRGIRAAEGVWILWLDSDMYLPTDAVSAAVRTAAVTDATGVALPERTIGDGFWTACRALERECYLDAPWLHNPRLLRRADMLADGFHESMSGPEDADLRFRIRDAGGTVELAPVVVDHDEGRLTLRDIWQKRYYYGLSLPALVERHDRAMADQGSGVLRAYAQSWRRLARRPVHALGMAGMRVMEAAGYLWGARAGRRRARV